One region of Halohasta litchfieldiae genomic DNA includes:
- a CDS encoding cyclase family protein: protein MPSYDLSHPIESDMCVYPDTPPVRVEPTATVESDGYRTTSIVMDSHAGTHVDAPAHMLEDGTTIDQLPVETFQFETRLVDCRPLDPRAAIDGATITAALGDGGIEEAVDLLVIQTGWDDHWGTDQYFDHPYLTAEAAEWLAKRGLHLGIDALNVDPTPTDNATPDEPVGYPVHHALFSSDRLLVENLRGLGRLPSRFELHAYPVPIRDGDAAPVRAVAVVTDTD from the coding sequence ATGCCCAGCTATGATCTGTCTCATCCCATCGAGTCCGATATGTGCGTGTATCCGGACACCCCACCGGTTCGGGTCGAACCCACCGCGACCGTCGAATCGGATGGCTACCGAACCACGTCGATTGTAATGGATTCGCATGCTGGGACACACGTTGACGCACCGGCCCACATGCTCGAAGACGGTACGACAATCGACCAACTTCCAGTCGAAACGTTCCAATTTGAGACTCGGCTGGTTGACTGTCGACCACTCGATCCGCGGGCTGCAATCGACGGTGCGACGATCACAGCGGCACTGGGTGATGGAGGAATTGAGGAAGCAGTCGACCTGCTTGTCATCCAGACTGGCTGGGACGACCACTGGGGAACCGATCAGTATTTCGACCATCCGTATCTCACCGCCGAAGCCGCCGAATGGCTCGCAAAGCGTGGTCTCCATCTGGGGATCGACGCCCTCAATGTCGACCCGACACCGACCGACAACGCGACGCCGGACGAACCGGTGGGGTATCCGGTCCACCACGCTCTTTTCAGTAGTGACCGGCTACTGGTCGAAAATCTCCGGGGACTCGGTCGACTCCCCTCGCGGTTCGAACTCCACGCCTACCCGGTGCCGATCCGTGACGGTGATGCCGCACCGGTTCGGGCGGTGGCGGTGGTGACCGATACGGACTGA
- a CDS encoding AMP-dependent synthetase/ligase codes for MNRRQAEAAFDHPSLGSATIPELFVSTAARHPSAAAHAYKGGVYDRSLVDVGAIPEAPNDAYADLTYSELETVVKHLAAGFHDLGLEPDDRLSIVSHTRMEWTQVDLATLAAGGVVTTAYPSATDDRLEYLLTDPEPTGIVVENSELLGRVLALEPAVDAEFIVVMDSLPDGSGMAGAVRDRGDILTLGTVYERGATVFESDSWESWLSARTSANLASIIYTSGTTGQPKGVRLTHGNFCANVDGVFRRFGPRSDRSGAVPHLDHTSRHLSVLPLAHVFERLVGGYLMIAAGATVAYAESPETLGDDFRAVAPTCSTAVPRLYERLFEKFEAEASGSVVSERLFNWAVDVAKRFHLADDPGRRLRVAHAVADRLVYSGIREALGDELELFISGGDSLSADLCATFHGMGIPIFEGYGLTETAPVVSVNPPEAPEVGTIGPPLLDVETRIDTTVDIDGTAGGSRSGSVDEGATVGELLVRGPNVTDGYWNRPDGTAKAFVSPDSSESASVDETVESTETATDRWFRTGDLVEQLPSEYLVFRGRRKQLLVLSTGKNVVPGPIEDTISESPLIEQCLLIGDGRPVVGALIVPNVEAIRWWANREGVDLPTESAQLVADKTVHAHIETEIEAATRGFQPHERVDSFDLVVDPFTVDNGLLTPTLKKKRRTITDRYADRIDQLYLDRE; via the coding sequence ATGAACCGTCGACAGGCCGAAGCTGCCTTCGACCACCCGTCGCTGGGATCTGCGACGATCCCGGAGCTGTTCGTCTCGACCGCAGCTCGTCATCCCTCGGCAGCCGCCCACGCTTATAAAGGCGGAGTCTACGACCGGTCGCTGGTCGACGTCGGTGCGATTCCTGAAGCACCGAATGACGCCTACGCCGATCTCACCTACAGTGAACTCGAAACGGTCGTCAAGCATCTCGCCGCCGGGTTCCACGATCTGGGTCTCGAACCAGACGACCGGCTGTCGATTGTCTCCCACACGCGCATGGAATGGACGCAGGTCGACCTCGCCACGCTGGCCGCAGGCGGCGTCGTCACGACCGCCTACCCCTCGGCCACCGACGACCGACTCGAATATCTCCTCACCGATCCGGAGCCGACCGGAATCGTCGTCGAAAACAGCGAGCTACTGGGCCGGGTGCTCGCACTCGAACCCGCGGTCGACGCCGAGTTCATTGTCGTTATGGACTCCCTACCCGACGGTAGCGGGATGGCGGGGGCGGTTCGGGACCGTGGCGATATTTTGACGTTAGGTACTGTCTACGAGCGCGGAGCGACTGTTTTCGAGAGCGACTCGTGGGAGTCGTGGCTTTCGGCTCGCACATCAGCGAATCTGGCAAGCATCATCTACACCTCGGGGACGACCGGCCAGCCGAAGGGCGTCCGGCTTACTCATGGGAACTTCTGTGCCAACGTCGACGGCGTCTTCCGCCGCTTCGGCCCTCGTTCGGACCGCTCCGGCGCGGTGCCTCATCTCGATCACACCAGTCGACACCTCTCGGTGCTGCCGTTGGCCCACGTCTTCGAGCGACTCGTCGGGGGGTATCTGATGATCGCCGCCGGAGCCACAGTTGCCTACGCCGAGTCCCCCGAGACGCTCGGAGACGATTTTCGAGCCGTTGCGCCGACCTGTAGTACTGCCGTCCCACGACTCTACGAACGACTGTTCGAGAAGTTCGAAGCCGAGGCCAGCGGTTCGGTGGTTAGCGAGCGACTATTTAACTGGGCCGTCGACGTTGCGAAGCGATTCCATCTTGCCGACGATCCGGGTCGACGCCTACGCGTGGCCCACGCGGTTGCGGATCGGCTCGTCTATTCGGGGATTCGAGAGGCCCTTGGCGACGAATTGGAGCTGTTCATCAGTGGCGGCGACAGCCTCTCGGCGGATCTCTGTGCAACGTTTCACGGGATGGGGATCCCAATTTTCGAGGGGTACGGACTGACTGAAACCGCCCCAGTCGTCAGTGTGAATCCACCGGAGGCTCCGGAAGTGGGTACCATTGGCCCGCCACTATTGGATGTCGAAACACGGATCGATACGACAGTCGACATCGACGGAACCGCCGGTGGGTCCCGTTCAGGGTCGGTCGACGAAGGGGCGACAGTCGGTGAACTGCTGGTTCGGGGTCCAAATGTGACCGATGGCTACTGGAACCGGCCCGACGGGACCGCCAAGGCGTTCGTCTCGCCGGACAGTTCCGAATCGGCGTCGGTCGACGAGACAGTTGAGTCGACCGAGACAGCCACCGACCGTTGGTTCCGCACTGGCGATCTGGTCGAGCAACTGCCGAGCGAGTATCTGGTGTTTCGTGGTCGACGGAAACAACTACTCGTGCTGTCGACTGGCAAAAACGTCGTCCCCGGGCCTATCGAGGACACGATCTCCGAAAGTCCGCTGATCGAGCAGTGTCTACTTATCGGTGATGGTCGACCAGTCGTTGGCGCACTCATCGTTCCGAACGTCGAGGCCATCCGCTGGTGGGCCAACCGCGAGGGTGTCGATCTCCCGACTGAATCAGCCCAACTCGTTGCGGACAAGACGGTACACGCCCATATTGAGACCGAAATCGAGGCGGCGACACGAGGGTTTCAGCCGCACGAACGGGTCGACTCGTTCGATCTCGTTGTCGACCCCTTCACCGTCGACAACGGATTGCTCACGCCGACACTTAAAAAGAAACGCCGGACGATCACCGACCGATACGCCGACCGGATCGACCAACTGTATCTGGATCGGGAGTAG
- a CDS encoding MBL fold metallo-hydrolase, whose amino-acid sequence MAPGDLKPVDDHPDLYYLDTGMYDVEGYGSVYIFDTDQPALVDTGIGTNREYIFAALDQLDIDSLAYILPTHAHLDHAGGAGFLAERYPEAEVLIHERAVRHLVDPDRLISGTKSAVGEMWTYYTEPKPVPEDRIRGLTDGETVDLGSLTLTAHEAPGHAPHQHVFETDTGVVFTADAAGLYVPDHDEIRVTSPPSQFDVHQCLDDVSMIQSLDPELLCFGHFGPRAYNEQLLDGYKRSLVEWVEAIRQRRESLSDDDAVIRHFVDHTELTEIWGTEKGREETKLNVRGVLSFLDRQD is encoded by the coding sequence ATGGCTCCCGGCGATCTCAAACCAGTCGACGACCACCCCGATCTCTACTACCTCGACACCGGCATGTACGACGTCGAGGGCTACGGCTCGGTCTACATTTTCGACACCGACCAGCCCGCCCTCGTCGACACCGGTATCGGAACCAACCGAGAGTACATTTTCGCCGCGCTCGACCAACTCGACATCGATAGCCTCGCATACATCCTCCCGACCCACGCCCACCTCGACCACGCTGGCGGCGCGGGTTTTCTCGCTGAACGATACCCTGAAGCCGAGGTGCTGATCCACGAGCGAGCTGTTCGACACCTCGTCGACCCCGACCGACTTATAAGTGGAACCAAATCAGCAGTCGGCGAGATGTGGACCTACTACACCGAACCGAAGCCAGTCCCCGAAGATCGGATTCGGGGTTTAACAGACGGCGAGACGGTCGACCTCGGTAGCCTCACCCTAACGGCCCACGAGGCCCCTGGCCACGCCCCCCATCAGCACGTGTTTGAGACCGACACGGGTGTCGTTTTTACTGCAGATGCGGCTGGACTGTACGTCCCCGACCACGACGAGATTCGCGTCACCTCACCACCGTCACAGTTCGACGTCCACCAGTGTCTCGACGACGTGTCGATGATTCAGTCGCTCGATCCCGAACTCCTGTGTTTCGGCCACTTCGGTCCCAGAGCCTATAATGAGCAACTGTTGGACGGCTACAAGCGGTCACTGGTCGAGTGGGTCGAGGCGATTCGCCAGCGCCGAGAGAGCCTCAGCGACGATGATGCCGTCATCCGGCATTTCGTCGACCACACCGAACTCACCGAGATCTGGGGCACTGAAAAGGGTCGTGAGGAGACCAAACTCAACGTTCGGGGCGTGCTGAGCTTCCTCGACCGTCAGGACTGA
- a CDS encoding cysteine hydrolase family protein — MEHDPATTAVVVVDMQKGFCHPDGSLYAPGSEAAIEPVVDLVDWAHDAKMDVIYTRDVHPPDQFDGAHYYDEFDRWGEHVLEGSWEAELVDELPADEADHIVVKHTYDAFYQTELEGWLRAHNIDTLLLCGTLANVCVFHTAGSAGLRDFKPVLVEDALGFIEEDHREYAVDHSEFLYGEATTREELGIA, encoded by the coding sequence ATGGAACACGATCCAGCTACCACCGCAGTTGTCGTTGTCGACATGCAGAAGGGTTTTTGTCACCCCGATGGCTCGCTGTACGCCCCCGGCAGCGAGGCGGCCATTGAGCCCGTCGTCGATCTGGTCGACTGGGCCCACGACGCTAAGATGGACGTGATCTACACGCGGGACGTCCACCCGCCCGACCAGTTCGACGGGGCTCACTACTACGACGAGTTTGACCGCTGGGGCGAACACGTCCTCGAAGGTAGTTGGGAGGCCGAACTCGTCGACGAACTCCCGGCCGACGAGGCCGACCATATCGTCGTCAAACACACCTACGACGCCTTTTATCAAACCGAACTCGAAGGTTGGCTCCGCGCCCACAACATCGACACTCTCCTGCTGTGTGGGACGCTCGCAAACGTCTGTGTGTTCCACACCGCCGGGAGTGCGGGACTCCGTGACTTCAAACCCGTACTCGTCGAGGATGCGCTCGGCTTCATCGAGGAAGACCATCGCGAGTACGCGGTCGACCACTCGGAGTTCCTCTACGGCGAAGCGACCACGCGCGAGGAACTCGGTATCGCGTAG
- a CDS encoding alpha/beta fold hydrolase produces the protein MTTSLNGSVCSSVDAESVWLETNGVQLHTVQAGPEDGPLVILLHGFPECWYGWHRQLGPLANAGYRVVVPDQRGYNLSDKPAGVDSYHLDELAADIVGLIDACDRETASVAGHDWGAAVAWWLGMAYPDRLDRLCIVNVPHPTVFEQKLRESWSQRLKSWYILLFQLPLVPEVVSELGNWWLPRRSLESTSRAGTFTSTDLDRYRTAWAEPGAYTAMVNWYRAIARYRPQPSSEAVSTPTLILWGTDDEFLETSMAHDSLDYCEDGQLQLVDEATHWILHEEPALVVEALLDHLPDPVRQPDRP, from the coding sequence ATGACTACCTCGCTTAATGGGTCAGTGTGCTCGTCGGTCGACGCCGAGTCGGTTTGGCTCGAAACAAATGGAGTCCAGCTACATACAGTGCAGGCGGGTCCCGAAGACGGCCCGCTTGTCATCTTGCTGCACGGCTTTCCCGAGTGTTGGTACGGCTGGCACAGACAGCTCGGCCCGCTGGCGAACGCCGGCTACCGGGTGGTCGTCCCCGACCAGCGCGGCTACAATCTGAGCGACAAGCCCGCGGGCGTCGACAGCTACCATCTCGACGAACTGGCCGCCGACATCGTCGGTCTCATCGACGCCTGCGACCGTGAGACGGCCAGCGTCGCGGGCCACGACTGGGGAGCCGCGGTCGCCTGGTGGCTCGGCATGGCGTACCCCGACCGACTCGACCGCCTCTGTATAGTCAACGTTCCTCATCCGACCGTTTTCGAGCAGAAACTCCGTGAAAGCTGGTCGCAGCGACTGAAAAGCTGGTATATCCTCCTGTTTCAGCTTCCCCTTGTTCCGGAGGTGGTCTCGGAACTTGGTAATTGGTGGCTCCCGAGACGCTCGCTGGAGTCGACCAGCCGCGCCGGGACGTTCACGTCGACCGATCTGGATCGCTACCGAACGGCGTGGGCCGAACCGGGGGCATACACCGCAATGGTCAACTGGTATCGGGCGATTGCTCGCTACCGTCCCCAGCCCAGCAGCGAGGCGGTGTCGACGCCAACCCTGATTCTCTGGGGGACCGACGACGAGTTCTTGGAGACCTCGATGGCCCACGACAGCCTCGACTACTGCGAGGACGGCCAGCTGCAGTTGGTCGACGAGGCGACCCACTGGATTCTCCACGAGGAGCCAGCGCTGGTCGTCGAGGCGCTGCTCGACCACCTGCCGGATCCCGTTCGGCAGCCCGACCGTCCCTGA
- a CDS encoding DUF7113 family protein, producing MLLVRGHGGGTALTGTVFERGEQSPSYKGAPEEDAPYVWVCDSFYEVESGGSPLEIDGEEIRVAFESPMPRGFETKQQALTAAEDHVKTQFARIGVDRSAVEIEVVPTDPA from the coding sequence ATGCTACTCGTCCGGGGCCACGGCGGCGGAACGGCGCTCACGGGGACTGTCTTCGAGCGTGGCGAACAGTCGCCATCTTATAAGGGTGCACCGGAGGAGGACGCCCCCTACGTCTGGGTCTGTGACTCGTTTTACGAGGTCGAAAGCGGCGGTTCTCCGTTGGAGATCGATGGCGAAGAGATCCGTGTCGCCTTCGAGTCACCGATGCCTCGCGGCTTCGAAACCAAACAGCAGGCACTGACGGCTGCCGAAGACCACGTCAAAACACAGTTCGCCCGGATCGGCGTCGACCGGTCGGCCGTCGAGATCGAAGTCGTCCCAACCGATCCGGCCTGA